In the genome of Streptomyces globosus, one region contains:
- a CDS encoding DUF6879 family protein, with amino-acid sequence MPLTMPTWPDLLGSAERTAVHLEMRDSYAVDYETGPFADWRAGHRHNPADRASWWRPWLDLVAATVGRGVAVRRARIVSEPVSEYTRFLYDGTFTNVAAGEEVRWLPRRQASTLALPGNDFWLIDGRLVRWNHFTGEGSSAGGEMSDDPAAAKLCADAFSAVWERAIPHGRYEIR; translated from the coding sequence ATGCCGTTGACCATGCCGACCTGGCCTGACCTGCTCGGCTCGGCCGAGCGCACGGCCGTCCATCTGGAGATGCGCGACTCGTACGCCGTCGACTACGAGACCGGCCCGTTCGCCGACTGGAGGGCCGGCCACCGTCACAACCCCGCCGATCGGGCCTCCTGGTGGCGGCCCTGGCTGGACCTCGTCGCCGCGACCGTGGGCCGCGGCGTGGCCGTGCGCCGCGCACGCATCGTCTCCGAGCCGGTGAGCGAGTACACGCGCTTCCTGTACGACGGGACGTTCACCAATGTAGCGGCCGGGGAGGAAGTGCGCTGGCTGCCGAGACGGCAGGCCAGCACCCTGGCCCTGCCGGGGAACGACTTCTGGCTCATCGACGGCCGACTCGTCCGCTGGAACCACTTCACCGGGGAAGGCTCATCCGCCGGCGGCGAGATGAGCGACGACCCGGCCGCCGCCAAGCTGTGCGCCGACGCGTTCAGCGCGGTGTGGGAGCGCGCCATCCCGCACGGCCGGTACGAGATCAGGTAG
- a CDS encoding NUDIX domain-containing protein codes for MPNNPPDEGNTVAQQTNDQPKALKPALESMTLLVAAVIVHDTATNRVVLLQRSENAKFAQGLWDLPVGKSEPGEPITETAVRELYEETGLTVKPESLKVAHIIHGAWGVEAPNGFLTVVFAAHDWTGEPENREPRKHAQVCWVDADAIPDEFVDTTASALHRYLAGGPQVSLDGWR; via the coding sequence ATGCCCAACAACCCGCCCGACGAAGGGAACACCGTGGCCCAGCAGACCAACGACCAGCCGAAGGCCCTCAAGCCGGCCCTGGAATCCATGACCCTGCTGGTCGCTGCCGTCATCGTCCACGACACGGCCACCAACCGCGTCGTCCTCCTCCAGCGCAGCGAGAACGCCAAGTTCGCCCAGGGCCTGTGGGACCTCCCCGTCGGCAAGAGCGAGCCGGGCGAACCCATCACCGAAACCGCGGTCCGCGAGCTCTACGAGGAGACTGGCCTCACGGTGAAGCCCGAGTCCCTCAAGGTCGCCCACATCATCCACGGCGCCTGGGGCGTCGAGGCCCCCAACGGCTTCCTCACCGTCGTCTTCGCCGCCCACGACTGGACCGGCGAACCCGAAAACCGCGAACCCCGCAAGCACGCCCAGGTCTGTTGGGTCGACGCCGACGCCATCCCCGACGAATTCGTGGACACCACAGCCAGCGCCCTCCACCGGTACCTCGCGGGAGGCCCGCAGGTCTCGCTCGACGGCTGGCGGTAG
- a CDS encoding HAD domain-containing protein has translation MRPPYLLLDIDGVLIPFPDEHGSTPATHARHDVVPADRSADNPVTVWLNPDHGHLLMDIIRTGLVTPVWCTSWRQDATTLIGPLLGLPPLPHVDLPRPQITTSHPNGYLWKRDHVDAWLGDAPAVWIDDDFTGHDHAWAAERTARGAATLLVQPDPHRGLQSGHLTEVTRWVARLPSARAS, from the coding sequence ATGCGCCCGCCCTACCTGCTCCTCGACATCGACGGCGTCCTCATACCCTTCCCCGACGAGCACGGCTCGACCCCGGCCACCCACGCCCGCCACGACGTCGTGCCCGCCGACCGCAGCGCCGACAACCCGGTCACCGTCTGGCTCAATCCCGACCACGGCCACCTGCTTATGGACATCATCCGCACCGGCCTGGTCACCCCCGTCTGGTGCACCAGCTGGCGCCAGGACGCCACCACCCTCATCGGCCCCCTCCTGGGCCTCCCGCCCCTGCCGCACGTCGACCTCCCGCGTCCGCAGATCACCACCAGCCACCCCAACGGCTACCTGTGGAAACGAGACCACGTCGACGCCTGGCTCGGCGACGCCCCCGCCGTCTGGATCGACGACGACTTCACCGGCCACGACCACGCCTGGGCGGCCGAGCGCACCGCCCGTGGAGCGGCGACCCTTCTCGTGCAGCCCGACCCACACCGAGGGCTGCAGTCCGGCCACCTGACCGAGGTGACGAGGTGGGTCGCGCGGTTGCCCTCAGCCCGTGCCTCCTGA
- a CDS encoding class I SAM-dependent methyltransferase has translation MAEAEATTDWQAWQDSWDRQQEWYMPDREERFRVMLDMLEALAGPTPRVLDLACGTGSITDRVLKRFPGAASTGVDLDPALLTIARGHFAGDSRVSFVTADLKDPQWTAALPHGRYDAVLTATALHWLHSPQLAVLYRQLAPLLPEGGVFMNADHMPDPSTPRINAAERAHRHAGMDRAKAAGVPDWAEWWALAAADPVLAEPVRRRFEIYGEHADGDTPDAAWHARALREAGFAEARTVWCSPSDAMVLALK, from the coding sequence ATGGCAGAGGCTGAGGCCACCACCGACTGGCAGGCCTGGCAGGACAGCTGGGACCGGCAGCAGGAGTGGTACATGCCCGACCGCGAGGAGCGGTTCCGGGTGATGCTCGACATGCTGGAGGCTCTGGCGGGCCCCACCCCCAGGGTGCTGGATCTGGCGTGCGGTACGGGAAGTATTACGGACCGCGTCCTCAAGCGGTTCCCGGGAGCGGCGAGCACCGGCGTGGATCTGGACCCGGCGCTGCTGACGATCGCGCGGGGCCACTTCGCGGGCGATTCCCGGGTCTCCTTCGTCACCGCCGACCTGAAGGACCCGCAGTGGACCGCGGCGCTCCCCCACGGCCGCTACGACGCCGTCCTGACGGCCACGGCCCTGCACTGGCTGCACAGCCCGCAGCTGGCCGTCCTCTACCGGCAGCTGGCCCCGCTGCTGCCCGAGGGCGGCGTCTTCATGAACGCCGACCACATGCCCGACCCCTCCACCCCGCGGATCAACGCGGCCGAGCGCGCCCACCGGCACGCCGGCATGGACCGCGCCAAGGCGGCGGGCGTACCGGACTGGGCCGAGTGGTGGGCGCTGGCGGCCGCCGACCCGGTACTCGCCGAGCCGGTGAGGCGCCGCTTCGAGATCTACGGCGAGCACGCCGACGGCGACACCCCGGACGCGGCCTGGCACGCGCGGGCGCTGCGCGAGGCGGGCTTCGCGGAGGCGCGGACGGTGTGGTGCTCGCCGTCCGACGCGATGGTCCTGGCACTGAAGTAG
- a CDS encoding class I SAM-dependent methyltransferase, translating into MLAQASPWHAHALQRTAAGLAEPLSVPARMEWTTRPGQGPGADVLGPDLRGKRLLELGCGPGHNAAHLATRHGAHVTGVDLVGLQVRRARSHYGRLNNLTFVAGHALHYLHASDEQFDAVYSVFGAVGLVAPGLLLPAIAHRLTPGRVLAFSIPHPQRGGRSPSGDDRPRRDYVTLPDRTRLPIARWEFSTDRWEKHLSQAGFWLTSAQEFHDPRMGHWPTTLLIRARKL; encoded by the coding sequence GTGCTCGCCCAGGCATCCCCCTGGCACGCCCACGCCCTCCAGCGCACCGCCGCTGGTCTCGCCGAACCGCTTTCCGTACCCGCACGGATGGAATGGACCACGAGACCCGGCCAGGGGCCCGGAGCTGACGTCCTCGGCCCCGACCTGCGCGGCAAGCGCCTCCTGGAACTCGGCTGCGGCCCCGGCCACAACGCCGCCCACCTCGCCACCCGTCACGGCGCCCACGTCACGGGCGTCGACCTGGTCGGCCTCCAGGTCCGCCGCGCCCGCTCCCACTACGGACGGCTGAACAACCTCACCTTCGTCGCCGGCCACGCCCTCCACTACCTGCACGCCTCCGACGAACAGTTCGACGCGGTCTACTCCGTCTTCGGCGCCGTCGGCCTGGTCGCCCCTGGACTCCTGCTGCCGGCCATCGCCCACCGCCTCACGCCCGGAAGAGTGCTCGCCTTCTCCATCCCCCACCCGCAGCGCGGCGGCCGGAGCCCCTCGGGCGACGACCGGCCCCGCCGCGATTACGTCACCCTGCCCGACCGCACCCGGCTCCCCATCGCCCGGTGGGAGTTCTCCACGGACCGCTGGGAGAAGCACCTCAGCCAGGCGGGCTTCTGGCTCACCTCAGCCCAGGAGTTCCACGACCCCCGCATGGGCCACTGGCCCACCACCCTGCTGATCCGCGCCCGCAAGCTCTGA
- a CDS encoding CGNR zinc finger domain-containing protein: MELAHYSDYAVRLVNTEEPARNKDALTSVEAVRALFGESVQMARRVTDTDVTRFRNVRGRLRAVFEAADGGDHVLAVDLLNSLLMEFPVSPQVSGHQYLDDEGRPDWHIHLADHPSNASAGYAAIASFGLAFHLTEHGPDRLGLCQAPPCRNAYLDTSTNRSRRYCSDRCATRANVAAYRARKRLEAEASARSGRSADTAQDSRALSEL; the protein is encoded by the coding sequence GTGGAACTGGCCCATTACTCGGACTATGCCGTGCGCCTGGTCAACACCGAGGAGCCGGCCCGCAACAAGGACGCCCTGACCTCGGTCGAGGCCGTCCGCGCCCTCTTCGGCGAGAGCGTCCAGATGGCGCGCCGGGTCACCGACACCGACGTGACGCGCTTCCGCAACGTCCGGGGCCGGCTGCGCGCCGTCTTCGAGGCCGCGGACGGCGGCGACCACGTCCTCGCCGTCGACCTGCTGAACTCGCTGCTGATGGAGTTCCCCGTCAGCCCCCAGGTCTCCGGCCACCAGTACCTCGACGACGAGGGCCGCCCCGACTGGCACATCCACCTCGCCGACCACCCCTCGAACGCCTCCGCCGGCTACGCGGCCATCGCCTCCTTCGGCCTGGCCTTCCACCTCACCGAGCACGGCCCCGACCGGCTCGGCCTCTGCCAGGCCCCGCCCTGCCGCAACGCCTACCTCGACACCTCCACCAACCGGTCCCGGCGCTACTGCTCCGACCGCTGCGCCACCCGGGCGAACGTCGCCGCCTACCGGGCCCGCAAGCGCCTCGAAGCCGAGGCATCCGCCCGCAGCGGCCGCAGCGCCGACACCGCCCAGGACAGCCGGGCCCTCAGCGAGCTCTGA
- a CDS encoding amino acid ABC transporter ATP-binding protein, which yields MTTTAMVKAEGVHKSYGAAHILKGIDLEVAPREVFCLIGPSGSGKSTFLRCINHLEKVNGGKLYVDGQLVGYRQKGDKLYELKDSEVAAQRRDIGMVFQRFNLFPHMTAIENVMEAPVMVKRESKAAARERAIKLLDRVGLGDKGGNYPAQLSGGQQQRVAIARALAMEPKLMLFDEPTSALDPELVGDVLDVMRDLAESGMTMVVVTHEMGFAREVGDNLVFMDGGVVVESGHPRDVLGNPQHDRTKAFLSKVL from the coding sequence ATGACGACGACTGCCATGGTCAAGGCCGAGGGCGTCCACAAGTCCTACGGCGCCGCGCACATCCTCAAGGGCATCGACCTGGAGGTCGCCCCGCGTGAGGTGTTCTGCCTGATCGGGCCCTCCGGCTCCGGCAAGTCGACCTTCCTGCGGTGCATCAACCACCTGGAGAAGGTCAACGGCGGCAAGCTGTACGTCGACGGCCAGCTCGTCGGCTACCGCCAGAAGGGCGACAAGCTCTACGAGCTGAAGGACAGCGAGGTCGCGGCCCAGCGCCGGGACATCGGCATGGTCTTCCAGCGCTTCAACCTCTTCCCGCACATGACGGCCATCGAGAACGTCATGGAAGCGCCGGTCATGGTCAAGCGCGAGTCCAAGGCGGCGGCCCGCGAGCGCGCCATCAAGCTGCTCGACCGCGTCGGCCTCGGCGACAAGGGCGGGAACTACCCCGCGCAGCTCTCCGGCGGCCAGCAGCAGCGCGTGGCCATCGCCCGCGCGCTGGCGATGGAGCCGAAGCTGATGCTGTTCGACGAGCCGACGTCGGCGCTCGACCCGGAGCTCGTCGGCGACGTCCTCGACGTCATGCGGGACCTGGCCGAGTCGGGCATGACCATGGTCGTGGTCACGCACGAGATGGGCTTCGCCCGCGAGGTCGGCGACAACCTCGTCTTCATGGACGGCGGCGTCGTGGTCGAGTCCGGCCACCCGCGCGACGTCCTCGGCAACCCGCAGCACGACCGGACGAAGGCGTTCCTGTCCAAGGTGCTCTGA
- a CDS encoding amino acid ABC transporter permease → MTDKLDKASGPADTPPAGAVPPEAIRAIPVRHYGRWISAVVVIALAAALAYAFSQGNVRWATVPEKMFDPTILRGLGNTIWISIASMALGLVLGVLFAVMRLSKNPVTSTIAWFYIWFFRGTPVYVQLLIWFNLALIFPILNLGFYKDEMTQVMTPFLAALLGLGLNEGAYMAEIVRAGIQSVDEGQTEASHALGMTRTQTMRRVVLPQAMRVIVPPTGNEFINMLKTSSLVVAVQYFDLLRAAQDIASTSFAVMEMFFVASIWYLALTSIFSVGQYYLERHYARGALRSLPPTPLQKIKANLTRLSNRKAVA, encoded by the coding sequence GTGACTGACAAGCTCGACAAGGCCTCCGGCCCGGCGGACACCCCGCCGGCCGGGGCCGTCCCCCCCGAGGCGATCCGCGCCATCCCGGTGCGCCACTACGGCCGGTGGATCAGCGCCGTGGTCGTCATCGCGCTCGCCGCGGCCCTCGCCTACGCCTTCTCCCAGGGCAACGTGCGCTGGGCCACCGTGCCCGAGAAGATGTTCGACCCCACGATCCTCAGGGGCCTGGGCAACACCATCTGGATCAGCATCGCCTCCATGGCGCTGGGCCTGGTCCTCGGTGTCCTCTTCGCCGTCATGCGGCTCTCGAAGAACCCCGTGACCAGCACCATCGCCTGGTTCTACATCTGGTTCTTCCGCGGCACCCCCGTGTACGTCCAGCTCCTCATCTGGTTCAACCTCGCCCTGATCTTCCCGATCCTGAACCTCGGGTTCTACAAGGACGAGATGACCCAGGTCATGACGCCGTTCCTGGCCGCCCTGCTGGGCCTCGGCCTGAACGAGGGCGCGTACATGGCGGAGATCGTCCGCGCGGGCATCCAGTCCGTCGACGAGGGCCAGACCGAGGCCTCGCACGCCCTCGGCATGACCCGGACGCAGACCATGCGCCGCGTCGTCCTCCCGCAGGCCATGCGCGTGATCGTCCCGCCGACGGGCAACGAGTTCATCAACATGCTCAAGACCTCGTCGCTGGTCGTCGCCGTGCAGTACTTCGACCTGCTGCGCGCGGCCCAGGACATCGCGTCCACGTCGTTCGCGGTCATGGAGATGTTCTTCGTCGCGTCGATCTGGTACCTGGCCCTGACCAGCATCTTCTCGGTCGGCCAGTACTACCTTGAGCGGCACTACGCCCGCGGTGCGCTGCGCTCCCTGCCGCCCACGCCGCTGCAGAAGATCAAGGCGAACCTCACCCGCCTCTCGAACCGGAAGGCGGTGGCCTGA
- a CDS encoding phosphotransferase family protein, with translation MTTNPSAELLDNLLTATGQTTAVREEVRVWSMSGVERVTSPDGSTAIFKYAKKPFDSEDQALRLAHTLGVPVPRVHASAVLDGWLGMLMEDLGPSVREADDLDGVAAAVVLHGTRTAPPLPVLDQDRLRTLPARALEHLERLRKADRWQDANDVEDALDRIAQAAEARSAGATIAPFGWVHSEFHPTSLHIGERGWRLLDFARAFTGPGLLDLASWHGTIEPLHPVRLRVFLEQYVTAGGTPDALAPRGGLTAENWALGWHRMWAVEWFMEQSIRWINDPATDPAYIKAVRRHLTDVLHLLEI, from the coding sequence GTGACCACGAACCCCAGCGCCGAACTCCTCGACAACCTGCTCACCGCTACCGGCCAGACCACCGCCGTACGGGAGGAGGTACGCGTGTGGTCCATGTCCGGCGTCGAGCGCGTGACCTCGCCCGACGGCTCCACGGCCATCTTCAAGTACGCCAAGAAGCCGTTCGACAGCGAGGACCAGGCCCTCCGCCTGGCCCACACCCTCGGGGTACCCGTCCCCCGGGTCCACGCCTCCGCCGTCCTGGACGGCTGGCTGGGCATGCTCATGGAGGACCTCGGACCCTCCGTACGCGAGGCCGACGACCTCGACGGCGTCGCCGCGGCCGTGGTCCTGCACGGCACCCGCACGGCTCCACCCTTGCCCGTCCTCGATCAGGACCGGCTGCGGACCCTGCCGGCCCGGGCACTGGAGCACCTCGAACGGCTGCGCAAGGCCGACCGGTGGCAGGACGCCAACGACGTCGAGGACGCCCTCGACCGGATCGCCCAGGCCGCCGAGGCCCGCTCGGCCGGAGCGACCATCGCCCCCTTCGGCTGGGTGCACTCCGAGTTCCACCCCACCAGCCTCCACATCGGCGAGCGCGGCTGGCGGCTGCTTGATTTCGCCCGCGCCTTCACCGGCCCCGGCCTGCTCGACCTCGCCAGCTGGCACGGCACCATCGAGCCCCTGCACCCCGTCCGCCTGCGCGTCTTCCTGGAGCAGTACGTCACGGCCGGCGGCACCCCCGACGCCCTCGCCCCGCGCGGCGGGCTCACCGCCGAGAACTGGGCCCTGGGCTGGCACCGCATGTGGGCCGTCGAGTGGTTCATGGAGCAGTCCATCCGCTGGATCAACGACCCGGCCACCGACCCCGCCTACATCAAGGCTGTCCGCCGCCACCTCACCGACGTTCTCCACCTCCTGGAGATCTGA
- a CDS encoding helix-turn-helix domain-containing protein has translation MPASPSSAAQAARRAVAQRLRGLHVEAGLTGLELGGRCGWTHSKSSRIENAVTPPSPDDIRRWCAACGVPEQAPDIVASSQTAESLYVEWRRRVRTGLRQLQQSYVPLFLSTRLFRVYSATLVPGLLQAEGYATGLLRAISKFREIPDDVADAVAARMERNAILREQGRRFVIVVEESALRYQLADPEAMAAQLGYLLTAAAMPAVSVGIIPMARQQRTQWPLETFHMYDDTLVSVELLAARVTVTQPGEIALYERAFAELRRMAVYGPDARALIVEAIAALQR, from the coding sequence GTGCCTGCGTCCCCCTCCTCAGCAGCGCAGGCCGCCCGCCGAGCAGTGGCTCAGCGGCTGCGCGGCCTGCACGTGGAGGCGGGGCTCACCGGGCTGGAACTCGGCGGACGGTGCGGCTGGACGCACTCCAAGTCCAGCCGCATCGAGAACGCGGTCACTCCGCCGTCGCCAGACGACATCCGCCGGTGGTGCGCAGCGTGCGGGGTGCCAGAGCAGGCCCCCGACATCGTCGCCTCGTCACAAACGGCAGAATCCCTCTACGTCGAGTGGCGGCGCCGAGTCCGCACTGGCCTGCGGCAACTGCAGCAGAGCTACGTTCCCCTGTTCCTCTCGACCCGCCTCTTCCGCGTCTACTCCGCGACCCTGGTACCAGGGCTGCTCCAGGCCGAGGGCTACGCCACCGGGTTGCTCCGCGCGATCTCGAAGTTTCGCGAGATCCCCGACGACGTGGCCGATGCTGTTGCGGCCCGCATGGAGCGCAACGCCATCCTGCGCGAGCAGGGCCGTCGATTCGTCATCGTCGTCGAGGAATCCGCGCTCCGCTACCAGCTCGCCGACCCCGAGGCAATGGCGGCCCAGCTGGGGTATCTCCTGACGGCCGCGGCCATGCCCGCCGTCTCGGTAGGCATCATCCCCATGGCACGGCAGCAGCGCACACAGTGGCCGTTGGAGACGTTCCACATGTACGACGACACCCTGGTGTCGGTGGAGCTTCTCGCTGCCCGGGTGACAGTGACCCAACCAGGCGAGATCGCGCTGTACGAGCGGGCATTCGCAGAGCTCCGGCGGATGGCGGTATACGGCCCGGACGCTCGCGCGTTGATCGTCGAGGCCATTGCAGCCCTCCAGCGGTAG
- the sodN gene encoding superoxide dismutase, Ni has translation MLSRLFAAKAKVSAHCDLPCGVYDPAQARIEAESVKAVQEKYQANEDADFRARAITIKEQRAELAKHHVSVLWSDYFKPPHFEKYPQLHTLVNDTLKALSAAKASNDPATGQKALDLIAEIDRIFWETKQA, from the coding sequence ATGCTTTCCCGCCTCTTCGCCGCCAAGGCGAAGGTCTCCGCCCACTGCGACCTGCCGTGCGGCGTCTACGACCCGGCCCAGGCCCGCATCGAGGCCGAGTCGGTCAAGGCCGTCCAGGAGAAGTACCAGGCCAACGAGGACGCCGACTTCCGCGCCCGGGCCATCACCATCAAGGAGCAGCGGGCCGAGCTCGCCAAGCACCACGTCTCCGTGCTGTGGAGCGACTACTTCAAGCCCCCGCACTTCGAGAAGTACCCGCAGCTGCACACCCTGGTCAACGACACCCTGAAGGCCCTCTCGGCCGCCAAGGCGTCGAACGACCCGGCGACCGGCCAGAAGGCCCTCGACCTGATCGCCGAGATCGACCGCATCTTCTGGGAGACCAAGCAGGCTTGA
- the sodX gene encoding nickel-type superoxide dismutase maturation protease, producing MAGGRGTRFEVLEVAGPSMVPTLLHGDRLVVRYGAAVRPGDVVVLRHPFQQDLLVVKRAVERRRGGWWVLGDNPYNQTGDSTDYGTVPEELVLATAVLRFRPRPADQSSLRARLSWAVSALRPLRADASASRRLRAR from the coding sequence ATGGCGGGCGGAAGGGGCACCCGGTTCGAGGTGCTGGAGGTGGCGGGGCCGTCGATGGTGCCGACGCTGCTGCACGGGGACCGGCTGGTCGTGCGGTACGGGGCCGCGGTCCGGCCGGGGGACGTGGTGGTGCTGCGCCACCCGTTCCAGCAGGACCTGCTGGTGGTGAAGCGGGCGGTGGAGCGGCGCCGGGGCGGCTGGTGGGTGCTCGGGGACAACCCGTACAACCAGACCGGGGACAGCACCGACTACGGGACGGTGCCCGAGGAGCTGGTGCTGGCGACGGCCGTGCTGCGCTTCCGGCCGCGCCCGGCGGATCAGAGCTCGCTGAGGGCCCGGCTGTCCTGGGCGGTGTCGGCGCTGCGGCCGCTGCGGGCGGATGCCTCGGCTTCGAGGCGCTTGCGGGCCCGGTAG
- a CDS encoding tetratricopeptide repeat protein: MAAQREPNSCLRDVIAAVGCTYEALARDVRRIAAENGEILQTNKSAISHWVNGTRAPSGRVGHYLAEALSRRVGRTVTQTEIGLQASDDEAPAESDPVLAATDLGRADVERRRFLAIAAFTTAGVAMPLGYDHEATARMLRARTGTSVVGAEDVDVVRQITAAFSAADERLGGGHGLTTVTAYLADTAAPMLRGRFPSEALRRAAFGAVAELAYLAGWKHHDLGQEGAAQRYYQVGYKLACEADPHGHAAWMMRALAHQALSLKQPHHCVDLVEGALQRGLGHVDGQTEALLHITHARAYAATDENSSAARALLAAEDALLRDDDPQPSYSRVSGPAAGTVASHTARTLTDLADHIGTEQQHRDALTRWDPEKYKRVHALTHADLGDSLAAQARADEAVAAWTQALVLMEGMTSDRTRKAITSIRSTLAVYQRRKVPGAADLARRAREALA; encoded by the coding sequence GTGGCGGCGCAGAGAGAACCCAACTCCTGTCTGCGCGACGTCATCGCGGCGGTCGGCTGCACCTACGAGGCTCTCGCCAGAGACGTGCGGCGCATCGCCGCCGAGAACGGCGAGATCCTCCAGACCAACAAGTCGGCCATCTCGCACTGGGTGAACGGCACCCGTGCCCCGTCCGGCCGGGTAGGTCATTACCTCGCCGAGGCGCTGTCCCGCCGAGTGGGGCGCACGGTCACCCAGACCGAGATCGGCCTCCAGGCCAGCGATGACGAAGCGCCGGCGGAATCCGACCCTGTCCTCGCCGCCACCGACCTGGGCCGCGCCGACGTCGAGCGCCGCCGCTTCCTCGCCATCGCGGCCTTCACCACTGCCGGCGTCGCCATGCCGCTCGGATACGACCACGAAGCCACCGCCCGCATGCTCCGCGCCCGCACCGGCACGTCCGTGGTCGGGGCGGAGGACGTGGACGTCGTACGGCAGATCACGGCGGCCTTCAGCGCCGCCGACGAGCGCCTCGGCGGCGGGCACGGCCTGACCACCGTCACCGCGTACCTCGCCGACACAGCCGCCCCCATGCTGCGCGGACGCTTCCCCAGCGAAGCCTTACGCCGGGCCGCCTTCGGCGCCGTCGCCGAACTCGCCTACCTCGCAGGGTGGAAGCACCACGACCTCGGCCAGGAAGGCGCCGCCCAGCGCTACTACCAGGTCGGCTACAAGCTCGCCTGCGAAGCCGACCCCCACGGCCACGCCGCCTGGATGATGCGCGCCCTCGCCCACCAGGCCCTCAGCCTCAAGCAGCCCCACCACTGCGTCGACCTCGTCGAAGGCGCCCTGCAGCGCGGCCTCGGCCACGTCGACGGCCAGACTGAGGCCCTCCTCCACATCACCCACGCCCGCGCCTACGCAGCCACCGACGAGAACTCGTCGGCCGCACGCGCCCTGCTCGCCGCCGAGGATGCCCTCCTCCGTGACGACGACCCCCAACCCAGCTACTCCCGCGTCAGTGGCCCCGCCGCCGGCACCGTGGCCAGCCATACCGCCCGCACCTTGACCGACCTGGCCGACCACATCGGCACCGAGCAACAGCATCGAGACGCCCTCACCCGCTGGGACCCCGAGAAGTACAAGCGCGTCCACGCCCTCACCCACGCCGACCTCGGCGACAGCCTCGCCGCCCAGGCCCGCGCCGACGAAGCCGTCGCCGCATGGACCCAGGCCCTGGTCCTTATGGAAGGCATGACCTCCGACCGCACCCGCAAGGCGATCACCTCAATCCGCTCCACCCTCGCGGTCTACCAGCGGCGCAAAGTGCCCGGCGCCGCCGATCTCGCTCGCCGCGCCCGCGAGGCCCTCGCCTAA